In a genomic window of Phragmites australis chromosome 14, lpPhrAust1.1, whole genome shotgun sequence:
- the LOC133890826 gene encoding pentatricopeptide repeat-containing protein CRP1, chloroplastic: MPASLLPPTFLPHRLRRLASPGCATPASSSSASASAPASRYDFEPLLAYLSSPSVSASLTSPSPPVSVPVPERRLAASYSAVPSHEWHALLRGLAASDASLPLAYALLPFLHRHRLCFPLDLLLSSLLHSLSVSGRLLPHSLLLSFPPSLSSPPSPLLLNSLLAASAAASRPAVALRLLALLREHDFLPDLASYSHLLASLLNTRDPPDAALLERLLSDLRESRLEPDAPLFSDLISAFARASLPDAALELLASAQAIGLTPRSNAVTALISALGAAGRVAEAEALFLEFFLAGEIKPRTRGYNALLKGYVRIGSLKNAEQVLDEMSQCGVAPDEATYSLLVDAYTRAGRWESARILLKEMEADGVKPSSYVFSRILAGFRDRGDWQKAFAVLREMHASGVRPDRHFYNIMIDTFGKYNCLGHAMDAFDRMREEGIEPDVVTWNTLIDAHCKGGRHDRAMKLFEEMRESNCPPGTTTYNIMINLLGEQERWKGVDTMLSEMEEQGLVPNIITYTTLVDVYGRSGRYKEAIDCIEAMKADGLKPSPTMYHALVNAYAQRGLADHALNVIKAMKADDLEVSTVVLNSLINAFGEDRRVVEAFSVLQFMRENGLRPDVITYTTLMKALIRVEQFDKVPVIYEEMITSGCAPDRKARAMLRSALKYMKHMRVA, encoded by the exons ATGCCCGCCTCCCTCCTTCCCCCGACCTTCCTCCCCCACCGCCTCCGTCGCCTCGCTTCCCCGGGCTGCGCcacgccggcctcctcctcctccgcctctgcCTCCGCTCCCGCGAGCCGCTACGATTTCGAGCCCCTCCTGGcgtacctctcctccccctccgtgTCCGCCTCCCTCACGTCGCCGTCCCCACCGGTCTCCGTTCCGGTGCCAGAGCGCCGCCTCGCCGCGTCCTACTCCGCGGTCCCCTCGCACGAGTGGCACGCGCTGCTACGGGGCCTCGCCGCCAGCGATGCGTCCCTGCCGCTCGCCTACGCGCTGCTCCCGTtcctccaccgccaccgtctCTGCTTCCCGCtcgacctcctcctctcctcgctcCTCCATTCGCTCTCCGTGTCCGGCCGCCTGCTCCCGCACTCGCTGCTGCTCTCCTTCCCGCCGTCGCTCTcctcgccgccctcgccgctgctgctcaactccctcctcgccgcctccgccgccgcgtcgcgcCCCGCCGTCGCGCTGCGGCTGCTCGCGCTGCTCCGAGAGCACGACTTCCTCCCGGACCTCGCCTCCTACTCGCACCTCCTCGCGTCGCTGCTCAATACGCGGGACCCGCCGGACGCCGCGCTGCTCGAGCGCCTCCTCAGCGACCTCAGGGAGTCGCGGCTCGAGCCCGACGCGCCGCTCTTCTCCGACCTCATATCGGCCTTCGCGCGGGCGTCGCTCCCGGACGCggcgctcgagctgctcgcttCCGCGCAGGCTATCGGGCTCACGCCGCGGTCCAACGCCGTCACCGCGCTCATCTCCGCGCTTGGCGCGGCGGGGCGCGTCGCCGAGGCGGAGGCGCTCTTCCTCGAGTTCTTCCTTGCCGGGGAGATCAAGCCGCGGACGCGCGGCTACAACGCGCTGCTTAAAGGGTATGTGAGGATTGGGTCGCTCAAAAATGCCGAGCAGGTGCTCGATGAAATGTCACAATGTGGAGTCGCGCCAGATGAGGCCACATACAGCTTGCTTGTGGACGCATATACAAGGGCTGGAAGGTGGGAGAGTGCGAGGATACTGCTGAAGGAGATGGAGGCCGATGGAGTTAAACCAAGCTCATACGTGTTCAGCCGGATCCTTGCGGGGTTCCGTGATAGGGGAGATTGGCAGAAGGCGTTTGCAGTGCTCCGAGAGATGCATGCGAGTGGGGTGCGTCCAGACCGGCATTTCTACAACATCATGATTGATACATTTGGGAAGTACAACTGCCTTGGGCATGCCATGGATGCATTTGACCGAATGCGAGAAGAAGGGATTGAGCCGGATGTTGTCACATGGAATACTCTCATTGATGCACATTGTAAAGGAGGGCGGCACGACCGCGCCATGAAGCTGTTTGAGGAGATGCGTGAAAGCAACTGCCCACCAGGCAcgacaacatataacatcatgATCAATTTGCTTGGAGAGCAAGAGCGGTGGAAGGGGGTGGACACAATGTTATCAGAAATGGAAGAGCAGGGTTTGGTACCGAATATTATCACATATACTACACTCGTGGATGTTTATGGAAGGTCCGGTAGGTACAAGGAGGCAATTGATTGCATTGAAGCGATGAAAGCTGATGGCCTGAAGCCATCGCCTACTATGTACCATGCCTTAGTCAATGCATACGCTCAAAGG GGTTTAGCGGACCATGCGTTAAATGTGATCAAGGCCATGAAAGCAGATGACCTAGAGGTTAGCACCGTAGTGTTGAATTCCTTGATTAATGCTTTTGGTGAGGATAGAAGGGTTGTCGAAGCCTTCTCTGTGCTGCAGTTTATGAGGGAAAAT GGTTTGAGACCTGATGTTATAACATACACAACGCTAATGAAAGCATTAATACGCGTTGAGCAGTTTGATAAG GTTCCTGTTATATACGAAGAAATGATCACTTCAGGATGTGCCCCTGATCGAAAAGCTAGAGCAATGCTGCGGTCAGctttaaaatacatgaagcacATGAGGGTTGCATAG